The proteins below are encoded in one region of Oncorhynchus nerka isolate Pitt River linkage group LG15, Oner_Uvic_2.0, whole genome shotgun sequence:
- the LOC115143362 gene encoding PHD finger protein 20-like isoform X8, which produces MEYAQSLSPKVSFAQEVDVDTMSKTPPNRRGITFEVGATLEARDALKNWYPANIEKIDYDDEKVLIHYRQWSHRYDEWFDWTSPYLRPVERIQLRRQGLLDDCPIPVRDGFHVNDKVLASWSDCRFYPAKVLAVNKDASYTVKFYDGVVQTVKGIHVKPFVRERGGGKARSTERNGVKKPQNGRDRRPQEYGPKNKRTRRSTSDQEGDSDTEDGDNNDEDDWHEREVEEKTKRKDSEGDVTKETPSIVKQEEDTEQHAGQNNLGDHVAATVGPTEVKMEEDGGQSEEKPTHLNEGIKKEEVEMKTEYTVLSSPNETKPSTESPNQMSTQTGPVSVPLPSAMSTIDRVEQMSESQPDSAKPAPLALPVKPIRKQGFHNPNRFSREPLYRVIKNQPPPVLSINLDHNPFKCSAVGCTKSFRKAKLLHYHMKYYHGEEQQLEDDLSPTRSTQTRASEKHPSPTSLESPKRRRTISASMHSNVHSPTRTPPSPRSEAKTMNRRTSAPPAVNTQRQQQRALLREKSKENQLDRNGQRPVETETTESSAVVKERDRLKDKKQREFLRINLKKKKKKKKVKCECTGSEENIDISIFALQSKLNLPLKFPLSHNHKPESYHFRPGYNQSEQMHVDDEDSISDWSTDSCEWSDDELGAELNNATTPLSLGSVALETGSQEVVRCVCEAEEENDFMIQCEECLCWQHGTCMGLLEENVPDKYACYVCRDPPGQRQSLRYRYDRDWLSSGHMYGLSFLDENYSHQNAKKIAATHQLLGDVQRVVEVLNGLQLKMSVLQTQTHPDLQLWCQPWKRAERPWRRGGSGTGTDAAPSPALTDEGSEKDHKSLARGGAEALMSAAMEKLSRASSSSSSSSSPYQSFQDSYIMSEHCYQKPRAYYPAVEQRLVVETTRRGSELEDSLRSTEDLLEREQRYGGMLETARPKAPTHLNTHTKGSDVGRWGQAEVKREEGVGCGGGGDVDGSGQQHQWQINLLDHIDAVQDEVTHRMDFIERELDVLESWLDYTGELEPPEPLARLPQLKHRMKLLLTELAKVQQIALCCST; this is translated from the exons ATGGAATATGCTCAAAGTCTCTCCCCGAAGGTGAGTTTTGCG CAGGAGGTGGATGTGGACACAATGAGCAAGACACCCCCTAACAGAAGAGGAATAACCTTTGAGGTGGGAGCAACGCTGGAGGCCAGAGACGCCCTCAAAAACTG GTATCCGGCCAACATAGAGAAGATTGACTATGATGACGAGAAGGTCCTGATCCACTACCGTCAGTGGAGCCACCGCTATGATGAGTGGTTTGACTGGACCAGCCCATACCTGAGACCTGTAGAGAGGATCCAGCTGAGACGACAGGGACTGCTGGACGACTGTCCTATCCCTGTAAGAGAT GGATTTCATGTGAATGACAAGGTCCTCGCCAGTTGGTCTGATTGCCGCTTCTACCCTGCCAAGGTCTTGGCAGTGAATAAAGATG CGTCTTACACCGTGAAGTTTTATGATGGTGTCGTCCAGACAGTAAAGGGGATCCACGTGAAACCTTTTGTAAGAGAG agaggaggaggaaaggctAGGTCCACTGAGAGGAACGGCGTGAAGAAGCCCCAGAATGGCAGAGACCGGAGGCCTCAGGAATACGGCCCAAAAAATAAAAGAACAAGACGCAGTACCTCTGACCAGGAGGGGGACAGTGACACAGAGGATGGTGACAATAATGATGAAGATGACTGGcatgagagggaggtggaggagaagacaAAGAGGAAGGATAGTGAGGGGGATGTCACCAAAGAGACACCGTCCATAGTTAAGCAGGAGGAGGATACAGAGCAACATGCAGGACAGAACAACCTCGGGGATCACGTGGCAGCCACTGTGGGCCCGACTGAAGTAAAAATGGAAGAAGATGGAGGACAGAGTGAGGAGAAGCCTACTCATTTAAATGAAGGGATAAAGAAAGAAGAGGTGGAAATGAAAACTGAGTACACAGTCCTGAGCTCACCTAATGAAACTAAGCCATCCACTGAGTCACCCAATCAGATGTCAACACAGACCGGGCCAGTGTCTGTCCCATTACCCTCAGCTATGTCCACCATTGACCGAGTGGAGCAGATGTCAGAAAGCCAACCGGATAGCGCCAAACCTGCACCACTGGCCCTCCCAGTGAAAC CGATAAGGAAGCAGGGTTTCCACAACCCCAACCGATTTAGCAGAGAGCCAT TGTACAGAGTGATCAAAAACCAGCCTCCCCCAGTCCTGTCCATCAACTTGGACCACAACCCATTTAAATGCAGCGCTGTAGGCTGCACCAAGTCGTTCCGCAAGGCCAAACTGCTTCACTACCACATGAAATACTACCATGGAGAGGAGCAGCAGCTAGAGGACGATCTAAGCCCCACCAGGAGCACCCAGACACGGGCCTCAGAGAAGcacccctcccctacctctctggaAAGTCCTAAGAGGAGACGCACCATCTCCGCCTCAATGC ACTCCAATGTGCACAGTCCTACTAGAACTCCCCCATCTCCACGTAGTGAGGCCAAGACAATGAACAGACGCACATCAGCTCCACCTGCTGTCAACACCCAGCGCCAGCAGCAGAGGGCTCTACTGAGGGAGAAGAGCAAAGAGAACCAACTGGAcagaaatggacagagaccagtggaGACGGAGACTACTGAGAGCAGTG CAGTGGTGAAAGAACGAGATCGGCTGAAGGATAAGAAACAGAGGGAGTTCCTTCGTATTAAtctgaagaaaaagaagaagaaaaagaaggtcAAGTGTG AGTGCACAGGTAGTGAGGAGAATATTGACATCTCAATATTCGCTCTTCAGTCCAAATTGAATTTGCCACTCAAATTCCCCCTCTCACACAATCACAAGCCTGAGTCCTACCACTTCAGGCCCGGATACAACCAGTCAGAGCAGATGCACGTGGATG ATGAGGATAGCATCAGTGATTGGTCCACTGACAGTTGTGAGTGGAGTGATGACGAGCTGGGGGCGGAGCTGAACAATGCAACAACTCCCCTAAGTCTGGGCTCTGTTGCCTTGGAGACAGGCAGTCAGGAGGTTGTGCGTTGCGTCTGTGAGGCAGAAGAGGAAAACGACTTCATGATACAG TGTGAGGAGTGTCTGTGCTGGCAGCATGGCACCTGCATGGGCCTCCTGGAGGAGAACGTCCCGGACAAATACGCCTGCTACGTCTGCAGAGACCCACCAG GTCAGAGGCAAAGCCTGCGCTACCGGTATGACCGTGATTGGCTGAGCAGTGGTCACATGTATGGTCTGTCCTTCCTGGATGAGAACTACTCCCACCAGAATGCCAAGAAGATTGCAGCAACACACCAGCTACTAGGAGACGTACAGCGTGTGGTGGAGGTGCTCAATGGCCTCCAGCTCAAAATGAGCGTCCTACA GACCCAGACCCACCCAGACCTGCAGTTGTGGTGCCAGCCCTGGAAGAGAGCAGAGAGGCCCTGGAGGAGAGGTGGCTCGGGGACGGGCACTGACGCAGCACCCTCTCCTGCGCTAACAGACGAGGGTTCCGAGAAGGACCACAAGAGTCTCGCCCGTGGTGGCGCAGAAGCTCTGATGTCAGCCGCCATGGAGAAGCTTAGCcgagcctcctcttcctcctcgtcttCCTCCTCGCCCTATCAGTCGTTCCAGGACTCGTACATAATGAGTGAGCATTGCTACCAGAAACCGCGGGCATACTACCCTGCAGTGGAGCAGAGGCTGGTGGTGGAGACCACACGGAGGGGATCTGAGCTGGAGGACAGCCTAAGAAGCACTGAGGACCTGCTGGAGAGAGAGCAGCGCTATGGAGGCATGCTGGAGACAGCCAGGCCCAAAGCTCCCACACATCTGAACACTCACACCAAG GGTTCAGATGTTGGTCGGTGGGGCCAGGCCGAGGTGAAGCGAGAGGAGGGTGTTGGCTGCGGTGGGGGAGGGGACGTGGACGGCAGTGGCCAGCAGCACCAGTGGCAGATCAACCTGCTGGATCACATAGATGCTGTCCAGGACGAGGTCACACACAGGATGGACTTCATCGAGAGGGAGCTGGATG tgTTGGAGAGCTGGCTGGACTACACAGGAGAGCTGGAGCCCCCAGAGCCCCTGGCCCGGCTGCCTCAGCTCAAACACCGCATGAAGCTGCTGCTTACAGAGCTGGCCAAGGTGCAGCAGATCGCTCTGTGCTGCTCCACATGA
- the LOC115143362 gene encoding PHD finger protein 20-like isoform X10, with product MEYAQSLSPKVSFAQEVDVDTMSKTPPNRRGITFEVGATLEARDALKNWYPANIEKIDYDDEKVLIHYRQWSHRYDEWFDWTSPYLRPVERIQLRRQGLLDDCPIPVRDGFHVNDKVLASWSDCRFYPAKVLAVNKDASYTVKFYDGVVQTVKGIHVKPFVRERGGGKARSTERNGVKKPQNGRDRRPQEYGPKNKRTRRSTSDQEGDSDTEDGDNNDEDDWHEREVEEKTKRKDSEGDVTKETPSIVKQEEDTEQHAGQNNLGDHVAATVGPTEVKMEEDGGQSEEKPTHLNEGIKKEEVEMKTEYTVLSSPNETKPSTESPNQMSTQTGPVSVPLPSAMSTIDRVEQMSESQPDSAKPAPLALPVKPIRKQGFHNPNRFSREPLYRVIKNQPPPVLSINLDHNPFKCSAVGCTKSFRKAKLLHYHMKYYHGEEQQLEDDLSPTRSTQTRASEKHPSPTSLESPKRRRTISASMHSNVHSPTRTPPSPRSEAKTMNRRTSAPPAVNTQRQQQRALLREKSKENQLDRNGQRPVETETTESSVVKERDRLKDKKQREFLRINLKKKKKKKKVKCECTGSEENIDISIFALQSKLNLPLKFPLSHNHKPESYHFRPGYNQSEQMHVDDEDSISDWSTDSCEWSDDELGAELNNATTPLSLGSVALETGSQEVVRCVCEAEEENDFMIQCEECLCWQHGTCMGLLEENVPDKYACYVCRDPPGQRQSLRYRYDRDWLSSGHMYGLSFLDENYSHQNAKKIAATHQLLGDVQRVVEVLNGLQLKMSVLQTQTHPDLQLWCQPWKRAERPWRRGGSGTGTDAAPSPALTDEGSEKDHKSLARGGAEALMSAAMEKLSRASSSSSSSSSPYQSFQDSYIMSEHCYQKPRAYYPAVEQRLVVETTRRGSELEDSLRSTEDLLEREQRYGGMLETARPKAPTHLNTHTKGSDVGRWGQAEVKREEGVGCGGGGDVDGSGQQHQWQINLLDHIDAVQDEVTHRMDFIERELDVLESWLDYTGELEPPEPLARLPQLKHRMKLLLTELAKVQQIALCCST from the exons ATGGAATATGCTCAAAGTCTCTCCCCGAAGGTGAGTTTTGCG CAGGAGGTGGATGTGGACACAATGAGCAAGACACCCCCTAACAGAAGAGGAATAACCTTTGAGGTGGGAGCAACGCTGGAGGCCAGAGACGCCCTCAAAAACTG GTATCCGGCCAACATAGAGAAGATTGACTATGATGACGAGAAGGTCCTGATCCACTACCGTCAGTGGAGCCACCGCTATGATGAGTGGTTTGACTGGACCAGCCCATACCTGAGACCTGTAGAGAGGATCCAGCTGAGACGACAGGGACTGCTGGACGACTGTCCTATCCCTGTAAGAGAT GGATTTCATGTGAATGACAAGGTCCTCGCCAGTTGGTCTGATTGCCGCTTCTACCCTGCCAAGGTCTTGGCAGTGAATAAAGATG CGTCTTACACCGTGAAGTTTTATGATGGTGTCGTCCAGACAGTAAAGGGGATCCACGTGAAACCTTTTGTAAGAGAG agaggaggaggaaaggctAGGTCCACTGAGAGGAACGGCGTGAAGAAGCCCCAGAATGGCAGAGACCGGAGGCCTCAGGAATACGGCCCAAAAAATAAAAGAACAAGACGCAGTACCTCTGACCAGGAGGGGGACAGTGACACAGAGGATGGTGACAATAATGATGAAGATGACTGGcatgagagggaggtggaggagaagacaAAGAGGAAGGATAGTGAGGGGGATGTCACCAAAGAGACACCGTCCATAGTTAAGCAGGAGGAGGATACAGAGCAACATGCAGGACAGAACAACCTCGGGGATCACGTGGCAGCCACTGTGGGCCCGACTGAAGTAAAAATGGAAGAAGATGGAGGACAGAGTGAGGAGAAGCCTACTCATTTAAATGAAGGGATAAAGAAAGAAGAGGTGGAAATGAAAACTGAGTACACAGTCCTGAGCTCACCTAATGAAACTAAGCCATCCACTGAGTCACCCAATCAGATGTCAACACAGACCGGGCCAGTGTCTGTCCCATTACCCTCAGCTATGTCCACCATTGACCGAGTGGAGCAGATGTCAGAAAGCCAACCGGATAGCGCCAAACCTGCACCACTGGCCCTCCCAGTGAAAC CGATAAGGAAGCAGGGTTTCCACAACCCCAACCGATTTAGCAGAGAGCCAT TGTACAGAGTGATCAAAAACCAGCCTCCCCCAGTCCTGTCCATCAACTTGGACCACAACCCATTTAAATGCAGCGCTGTAGGCTGCACCAAGTCGTTCCGCAAGGCCAAACTGCTTCACTACCACATGAAATACTACCATGGAGAGGAGCAGCAGCTAGAGGACGATCTAAGCCCCACCAGGAGCACCCAGACACGGGCCTCAGAGAAGcacccctcccctacctctctggaAAGTCCTAAGAGGAGACGCACCATCTCCGCCTCAATGC ACTCCAATGTGCACAGTCCTACTAGAACTCCCCCATCTCCACGTAGTGAGGCCAAGACAATGAACAGACGCACATCAGCTCCACCTGCTGTCAACACCCAGCGCCAGCAGCAGAGGGCTCTACTGAGGGAGAAGAGCAAAGAGAACCAACTGGAcagaaatggacagagaccagtggaGACGGAGACTACTGAGAGCAGTG TGGTGAAAGAACGAGATCGGCTGAAGGATAAGAAACAGAGGGAGTTCCTTCGTATTAAtctgaagaaaaagaagaagaaaaagaaggtcAAGTGTG AGTGCACAGGTAGTGAGGAGAATATTGACATCTCAATATTCGCTCTTCAGTCCAAATTGAATTTGCCACTCAAATTCCCCCTCTCACACAATCACAAGCCTGAGTCCTACCACTTCAGGCCCGGATACAACCAGTCAGAGCAGATGCACGTGGATG ATGAGGATAGCATCAGTGATTGGTCCACTGACAGTTGTGAGTGGAGTGATGACGAGCTGGGGGCGGAGCTGAACAATGCAACAACTCCCCTAAGTCTGGGCTCTGTTGCCTTGGAGACAGGCAGTCAGGAGGTTGTGCGTTGCGTCTGTGAGGCAGAAGAGGAAAACGACTTCATGATACAG TGTGAGGAGTGTCTGTGCTGGCAGCATGGCACCTGCATGGGCCTCCTGGAGGAGAACGTCCCGGACAAATACGCCTGCTACGTCTGCAGAGACCCACCAG GTCAGAGGCAAAGCCTGCGCTACCGGTATGACCGTGATTGGCTGAGCAGTGGTCACATGTATGGTCTGTCCTTCCTGGATGAGAACTACTCCCACCAGAATGCCAAGAAGATTGCAGCAACACACCAGCTACTAGGAGACGTACAGCGTGTGGTGGAGGTGCTCAATGGCCTCCAGCTCAAAATGAGCGTCCTACA GACCCAGACCCACCCAGACCTGCAGTTGTGGTGCCAGCCCTGGAAGAGAGCAGAGAGGCCCTGGAGGAGAGGTGGCTCGGGGACGGGCACTGACGCAGCACCCTCTCCTGCGCTAACAGACGAGGGTTCCGAGAAGGACCACAAGAGTCTCGCCCGTGGTGGCGCAGAAGCTCTGATGTCAGCCGCCATGGAGAAGCTTAGCcgagcctcctcttcctcctcgtcttCCTCCTCGCCCTATCAGTCGTTCCAGGACTCGTACATAATGAGTGAGCATTGCTACCAGAAACCGCGGGCATACTACCCTGCAGTGGAGCAGAGGCTGGTGGTGGAGACCACACGGAGGGGATCTGAGCTGGAGGACAGCCTAAGAAGCACTGAGGACCTGCTGGAGAGAGAGCAGCGCTATGGAGGCATGCTGGAGACAGCCAGGCCCAAAGCTCCCACACATCTGAACACTCACACCAAG GGTTCAGATGTTGGTCGGTGGGGCCAGGCCGAGGTGAAGCGAGAGGAGGGTGTTGGCTGCGGTGGGGGAGGGGACGTGGACGGCAGTGGCCAGCAGCACCAGTGGCAGATCAACCTGCTGGATCACATAGATGCTGTCCAGGACGAGGTCACACACAGGATGGACTTCATCGAGAGGGAGCTGGATG tgTTGGAGAGCTGGCTGGACTACACAGGAGAGCTGGAGCCCCCAGAGCCCCTGGCCCGGCTGCCTCAGCTCAAACACCGCATGAAGCTGCTGCTTACAGAGCTGGCCAAGGTGCAGCAGATCGCTCTGTGCTGCTCCACATGA
- the LOC115143362 gene encoding PHD finger protein 20-like isoform X9 — MEYAQSLSPKQEVDVDTMSKTPPNRRGITFEVGATLEARDALKNWYPANIEKIDYDDEKVLIHYRQWSHRYDEWFDWTSPYLRPVERIQLRRQGLLDDCPIPGFHVNDKVLASWSDCRFYPAKVLAVNKDASYTVKFYDGVVQTVKGIHVKPFVRERGGGKARSTERNGVKKPQNGRDRRPQEYGPKNKRTRRSTSDQEGDSDTEDGDNNDEDDWHEREVEEKTKRKDSEGDVTKETPSIVKQEEDTEQHAGQNNLGDHVAATVGPTEVKMEEDGGQSEEKPTHLNEGIKKEEVEMKTEYTVLSSPNETKPSTESPNQMSTQTGPVSVPLPSAMSTIDRVEQMSESQPDSAKPAPLALPVKPIRKQGFHNPNRFSREPLYRVIKNQPPPVLSINLDHNPFKCSAVGCTKSFRKAKLLHYHMKYYHGEEQQLEDDLSPTRSTQTRASEKHPSPTSLESPKRRRTISASMHSNVHSPTRTPPSPRSEAKTMNRRTSAPPAVNTQRQQQRALLREKSKENQLDRNGQRPVETETTESSGMDICLSVVKERDRLKDKKQREFLRINLKKKKKKKKVKCECTGSEENIDISIFALQSKLNLPLKFPLSHNHKPESYHFRPGYNQSEQMHVDDEDSISDWSTDSCEWSDDELGAELNNATTPLSLGSVALETGSQEVVRCVCEAEEENDFMIQCEECLCWQHGTCMGLLEENVPDKYACYVCRDPPGQRQSLRYRYDRDWLSSGHMYGLSFLDENYSHQNAKKIAATHQLLGDVQRVVEVLNGLQLKMSVLQTQTHPDLQLWCQPWKRAERPWRRGGSGTGTDAAPSPALTDEGSEKDHKSLARGGAEALMSAAMEKLSRASSSSSSSSSPYQSFQDSYIMSEHCYQKPRAYYPAVEQRLVVETTRRGSELEDSLRSTEDLLEREQRYGGMLETARPKAPTHLNTHTKGSDVGRWGQAEVKREEGVGCGGGGDVDGSGQQHQWQINLLDHIDAVQDEVTHRMDFIERELDVLESWLDYTGELEPPEPLARLPQLKHRMKLLLTELAKVQQIALCCST; from the exons ATGGAATATGCTCAAAGTCTCTCCCCGAAG CAGGAGGTGGATGTGGACACAATGAGCAAGACACCCCCTAACAGAAGAGGAATAACCTTTGAGGTGGGAGCAACGCTGGAGGCCAGAGACGCCCTCAAAAACTG GTATCCGGCCAACATAGAGAAGATTGACTATGATGACGAGAAGGTCCTGATCCACTACCGTCAGTGGAGCCACCGCTATGATGAGTGGTTTGACTGGACCAGCCCATACCTGAGACCTGTAGAGAGGATCCAGCTGAGACGACAGGGACTGCTGGACGACTGTCCTATCCCT GGATTTCATGTGAATGACAAGGTCCTCGCCAGTTGGTCTGATTGCCGCTTCTACCCTGCCAAGGTCTTGGCAGTGAATAAAGATG CGTCTTACACCGTGAAGTTTTATGATGGTGTCGTCCAGACAGTAAAGGGGATCCACGTGAAACCTTTTGTAAGAGAG agaggaggaggaaaggctAGGTCCACTGAGAGGAACGGCGTGAAGAAGCCCCAGAATGGCAGAGACCGGAGGCCTCAGGAATACGGCCCAAAAAATAAAAGAACAAGACGCAGTACCTCTGACCAGGAGGGGGACAGTGACACAGAGGATGGTGACAATAATGATGAAGATGACTGGcatgagagggaggtggaggagaagacaAAGAGGAAGGATAGTGAGGGGGATGTCACCAAAGAGACACCGTCCATAGTTAAGCAGGAGGAGGATACAGAGCAACATGCAGGACAGAACAACCTCGGGGATCACGTGGCAGCCACTGTGGGCCCGACTGAAGTAAAAATGGAAGAAGATGGAGGACAGAGTGAGGAGAAGCCTACTCATTTAAATGAAGGGATAAAGAAAGAAGAGGTGGAAATGAAAACTGAGTACACAGTCCTGAGCTCACCTAATGAAACTAAGCCATCCACTGAGTCACCCAATCAGATGTCAACACAGACCGGGCCAGTGTCTGTCCCATTACCCTCAGCTATGTCCACCATTGACCGAGTGGAGCAGATGTCAGAAAGCCAACCGGATAGCGCCAAACCTGCACCACTGGCCCTCCCAGTGAAAC CGATAAGGAAGCAGGGTTTCCACAACCCCAACCGATTTAGCAGAGAGCCAT TGTACAGAGTGATCAAAAACCAGCCTCCCCCAGTCCTGTCCATCAACTTGGACCACAACCCATTTAAATGCAGCGCTGTAGGCTGCACCAAGTCGTTCCGCAAGGCCAAACTGCTTCACTACCACATGAAATACTACCATGGAGAGGAGCAGCAGCTAGAGGACGATCTAAGCCCCACCAGGAGCACCCAGACACGGGCCTCAGAGAAGcacccctcccctacctctctggaAAGTCCTAAGAGGAGACGCACCATCTCCGCCTCAATGC ACTCCAATGTGCACAGTCCTACTAGAACTCCCCCATCTCCACGTAGTGAGGCCAAGACAATGAACAGACGCACATCAGCTCCACCTGCTGTCAACACCCAGCGCCAGCAGCAGAGGGCTCTACTGAGGGAGAAGAGCAAAGAGAACCAACTGGAcagaaatggacagagaccagtggaGACGGAGACTACTGAGAGCAGTGGTATGGACATATGTCTGT CAGTGGTGAAAGAACGAGATCGGCTGAAGGATAAGAAACAGAGGGAGTTCCTTCGTATTAAtctgaagaaaaagaagaagaaaaagaaggtcAAGTGTG AGTGCACAGGTAGTGAGGAGAATATTGACATCTCAATATTCGCTCTTCAGTCCAAATTGAATTTGCCACTCAAATTCCCCCTCTCACACAATCACAAGCCTGAGTCCTACCACTTCAGGCCCGGATACAACCAGTCAGAGCAGATGCACGTGGATG ATGAGGATAGCATCAGTGATTGGTCCACTGACAGTTGTGAGTGGAGTGATGACGAGCTGGGGGCGGAGCTGAACAATGCAACAACTCCCCTAAGTCTGGGCTCTGTTGCCTTGGAGACAGGCAGTCAGGAGGTTGTGCGTTGCGTCTGTGAGGCAGAAGAGGAAAACGACTTCATGATACAG TGTGAGGAGTGTCTGTGCTGGCAGCATGGCACCTGCATGGGCCTCCTGGAGGAGAACGTCCCGGACAAATACGCCTGCTACGTCTGCAGAGACCCACCAG GTCAGAGGCAAAGCCTGCGCTACCGGTATGACCGTGATTGGCTGAGCAGTGGTCACATGTATGGTCTGTCCTTCCTGGATGAGAACTACTCCCACCAGAATGCCAAGAAGATTGCAGCAACACACCAGCTACTAGGAGACGTACAGCGTGTGGTGGAGGTGCTCAATGGCCTCCAGCTCAAAATGAGCGTCCTACA GACCCAGACCCACCCAGACCTGCAGTTGTGGTGCCAGCCCTGGAAGAGAGCAGAGAGGCCCTGGAGGAGAGGTGGCTCGGGGACGGGCACTGACGCAGCACCCTCTCCTGCGCTAACAGACGAGGGTTCCGAGAAGGACCACAAGAGTCTCGCCCGTGGTGGCGCAGAAGCTCTGATGTCAGCCGCCATGGAGAAGCTTAGCcgagcctcctcttcctcctcgtcttCCTCCTCGCCCTATCAGTCGTTCCAGGACTCGTACATAATGAGTGAGCATTGCTACCAGAAACCGCGGGCATACTACCCTGCAGTGGAGCAGAGGCTGGTGGTGGAGACCACACGGAGGGGATCTGAGCTGGAGGACAGCCTAAGAAGCACTGAGGACCTGCTGGAGAGAGAGCAGCGCTATGGAGGCATGCTGGAGACAGCCAGGCCCAAAGCTCCCACACATCTGAACACTCACACCAAG GGTTCAGATGTTGGTCGGTGGGGCCAGGCCGAGGTGAAGCGAGAGGAGGGTGTTGGCTGCGGTGGGGGAGGGGACGTGGACGGCAGTGGCCAGCAGCACCAGTGGCAGATCAACCTGCTGGATCACATAGATGCTGTCCAGGACGAGGTCACACACAGGATGGACTTCATCGAGAGGGAGCTGGATG tgTTGGAGAGCTGGCTGGACTACACAGGAGAGCTGGAGCCCCCAGAGCCCCTGGCCCGGCTGCCTCAGCTCAAACACCGCATGAAGCTGCTGCTTACAGAGCTGGCCAAGGTGCAGCAGATCGCTCTGTGCTGCTCCACATGA